GCCGGCATCAAGTATGCCTTCGAGGACCAGCAATGGTTCGCACAATATGTGCCGATGGTTAGTCGCAAGGTCTGGGACGATTTCGATGAAGCGACGAAAGCGGCCGTTATCGATGCCTGGGCAGAGACGATCAACGGTATGCGCGAGTTTACCGAAGCCAACCAGGGTCGGGCGCGTAAGCAGCTTGAAGGAAATGGTATCAATGTCGTCCAGGCGACACCTGAGCAGTTGAGCGCAATGCGCACACGGCTGCTCGCTGTACAGAACGAGATCGTCGAAAAAGGCAAGATGGATGCCGACTATGTGGCCCGCGTGAAGGCTGCGCTCGACGCCGAAATGAGCAAATAGCGCAGCGACTATATTTGCCGGTGCGGTTGCGCTTTCAGGCGCAACCGCACCGGTGGCAGTGCGAGGCAAACATGTCAAAGATCGAAGCATTGGTTGCGGCCCTACTGGCAACCGCGGGGCTGCTGTTGATCGCGTACGAAATGGCGGCACGGGTATTTGTGCCGGAATGGGCCGTCGACTGGGGCCAGGAGTTGACGATCTTTCTCATCGTCTGGGCGATGTTGTTAACGGGCGGTATCCTGGTGCGTGAGAATGCGCATATTCGGGTGGACCTCGTGTTGCGCGTCCTGACACCGCGCTGGCTTAGCGCAGTTGAAATCTTCAATTGCACTGTCGGCGTGGTCTTCTGCACGGCGATGGCTTGGTTTGGGTACGAAGTGGTGCAGTTTGCCATCGAATTTGGTGAACGTAGCGAGACTTCCCTGCAGATTCCGATGGCGTTCTATTTTTCTTGCTTGCCGGTCGCCATGGCTCTGATGGCATTGCGCTACGTTATTCGGCTCTTCCAGATGATACGTGATTTTGGCGCTCCTACACCAATCGACGAATTTCACCACCTCCCATCTGCAGACTGATCTGCGGCCCGGTTGCAGGCTGGAGCTGAAGGAGCCCCTCGATGCCATTTCTTACAGCTTTCGGCGTGCTCTTCGGCGCACTTGCTGCGGGGATGCCGATCTTCCTCGTGCTTGGCGCGACCTCGCTGTTGCTCTTCTGGATCGAAGGCGAGCCGCTGATTGGCGTGGCTCAGGTCGTTGTCAATCGGCTCAATTCGGCGGCGCTGATTGCCGTGCCGTTTTTCGTGATCGCGGCAACCTTCATGGCCAAGGGCGGCGTCGCACGGGCGCTTGTCGATTTTGCCAACGCCTGGGTTGGTCGCCTGCAGGGCGGTCTCGGCCTGGTCTGCGTTGTCGCAACCACAATCTTTGCTGCGATCAGCGGCTCCTCAGTCGCCACGGCGATGGCTATGGGCACGGTGCTGGTGCCGGCAATGATGCAGGCGCGCTACGAACGCCATTTTGCGCTCGGTGTTGTCGGGGCGTCGGGCACTCTCGGCATTCTGATTCCGCCGAGCCTCGGCATGATTATTTTTGC
This region of Alphaproteobacteria bacterium genomic DNA includes:
- a CDS encoding TRAP transporter small permease, which produces MSKIEALVAALLATAGLLLIAYEMAARVFVPEWAVDWGQELTIFLIVWAMLLTGGILVRENAHIRVDLVLRVLTPRWLSAVEIFNCTVGVVFCTAMAWFGYEVVQFAIEFGERSETSLQIPMAFYFSCLPVAMALMALRYVIRLFQMIRDFGAPTPIDEFHHLPSAD